GACGCTGTATGACACTAGCAAGAACTGTTCGAAACGGAGGAACGCATGAACCTTTCCTCAGTGTAACCTAATTTCATGACTATATACGATATTCACTGCAACCCCTTAATGTCTCCTTGACAGGAATGTGTGCTTcatgtgccgtgaaacaaccgtGGTGTAATTAATACGCTCAGTTATTAATTACATGTCGCTGGAAGAGTCACTAAGTGTCAGTGTTAGTTTGTCAGCGTTCGTAAGCTACTCACGGTCGACCGGTCCGGCACGGTAGTCTTCGATCTCCTTGAAGTGTGGCAGCACGTCTTCGTATCCCCAGCCAGTGGCTCCATAGTCTCGTACCCACCTTTCGTAGTCTCGCGGGTTTCCCCGGGTGTACAGCATGAAGTTGAGCACGCTGCTGCCCCCGAGCACCTTGCCACGCGATAAGGACAATCGCTGCATGTGGAGTGTCAAGCATTGGAGGCGTCTTTAGAATTCCTCGAAGGCACGACACCACATGCGTTCGGCGTCGTTGCGTGCGCtaaacacctaaaaaaaaaactcgttctCCGCTGACATTTACTGGCGCGGCCATCGAGTGACACACTTGTTTCTCTtccgagcacttccggtcgagcgcttacttccggttttccgaaagTGCGGAAAAAGTCTTCTAAGAAAATAAAACCGGTACGTAATCGATTATTCTGGTTGAAATTATGAGTTACATTGGATGTATGGGATACCGGAGCATAAGTTTATTAAGGTAAGAGCCAATTAACACTTGGGATagttaataaaaatatttggattAGTTCATTTAAAGAACAGATGGTTTTCTTCTGAGCAtgcagctgggattgttgcggcgCCTGGCGGAGAAGATTTCAACCACGCTCTTCTccctacgtggcctctgagaaaCGCTCCGGCAGCGCGACGGAACGCGAAGTTAACGCACGCAATAAACCAGGGCACAAGGACGCCGACGTGTCAGTGCCACTGCAGGACACCTATAGGTGAATGATTATTGGGTTGTTGCAGTTATTTCGTATTGTAGTAAAGTGTTAGCTCGCTACTACCGAGGGCTGAGGTTCTAATATGCGTATATGGCAAAAATACTTTGTTTCTCTTCTGTTTCAATATGTTCCTGCATTCTTGTAATTTTAGCTCTGTGTTCACCTGTCGGAAGAGTTGTGATTCAGTTATAAAATTATTAAATGTGTTACTGGCGTTAGTGACACTAACGTTAGGGGCGTTAGTGAACAATGATGAGAGTAAAGTTACTGTGTACTATGCTGTGATGCGAAATCGTCGATCAGGTAGTCTTTGAAGCGAACGTTTCGACTAGTGGActcgtcttcgtcagggcagcatcCATCGCTTCAAGCTGCCATCTCCTCCTGAACTTTGGTCGTCTTTCGATGTGTACTGTACGCTAAATCTTGGTAAGAGAGCCGAAGGCGCACCGCGAAGCGGCAAATCTTGTGTCAAGTCCGCCTCATTGACAAGGGCCTAGCACTGACGGAAAAGAAAGAGCGACGCCAGCCATTGCATGTATAGTCATTGTACTTCGGAGGAAACGCGAATATGCAACTAGGAGAAATAGGCCGCCAGGAATTGACGTAATCTCGCCGTATTATCCGAGGAATTCCTTGGAAGCTTTTTCGAATGGGCTGACGAAGTCCCCGATTCGCAAAATTTCGAGTGTCACCGACAAGTCGAgaaatgtacaggggtggtcaaaagttcccaggccgcaacgcccggccgcggagcagcggctcgctgtTATCGGGGCGCTGCAACAGCAGTCACGCcttggcgtcgagcgtgtgcttggggagagggggggagtgcatatctctctcctttcctcgttctccttgataagaaaccgatgtataaacttggtgcgtcatgttccctcacccaccgctcttcgatgttttactaccgtgcagcgtgtagcgaggcggcagtcttccggaaaactgacgcatcatgattgcggccacatttagctggacaccatatacattaccgtggttttgggcTTCTTGGAAAATAATATCGTGCGTTTCACTTTCATTGCGGTGGCTCTCTCAGCCGTCTGCGCAGGCCAATTTGCTGCATacgaacacggtcggagccttatcaaggagagcaacaaagagagagggaTACACCCCCCACCACGCACACGCTGGgcaccagcgtgcgccaaggcgtgattgtgatggcagcgccccgatagcagcgagctgtgCTCCGCGGcggggcgttgcggcctgggaatttttgaccacccctgtacttgCCTTTTCGCGGAAGGAGAGGGCGGCGTTACTCTGTGGAACGCTGTGGTAATCCCAGTCGTCGTGTCCTCTTAGGTTGAAGGGGGCCGCCGCCGGTATCTGCCGCGATGCCATCTCCAGACCTCCGGCTTCCAGAAGCAGCACTGTGACGTTGGGGTCCGCCGACAGCCTGTTGGCTATCACGCATCCGGCAGATCCACCACCCACTGTACGGCAAAACGGACAGTCACACATAGGGCGGAAAGAATCCACTGCATGTGACTGTGTTATGCCGAGAATTGGGTGAAGATAGCACCATTGCTTTATGAGTAGTTGCTTAGGGAATATCCGTTTTAAGAATTATCAGCCCGAGAACCGTGTGAAAATTGCAACATAGCCCCTCCCAGGCCCACATACAATGTAcagccgcgctcaatatgacttgcaacacgggagcgcgtggcctcacgagttcaaataCTGCCCATGGCTTTCACTAGCCCTTAtatccataactaaacgctgttctcgcactcggggatgattccaaacaagaaaatatcatttagttgctgaaatgaaaacaagttcgAGCCATGCGCaactttgaactcatgaggccacgcactcccgtgttgcaagaCACATTGAGCGCGGCTGTACGCCCTCGCCTGGCTGAGTCAGGCAAACTTACGCTGTACCTCCTGAACACGGTTGAGCCATTTTAGGTACATGGGCTTAAATAATGTAGGTGGGCATTTCGACAGGTTCACCGAGTCATTATCAAAACTGCGTGAAACTGTGCTAAGCCCGAAACTCGGGCCCGCCTTTCCCGATAATAACGTGAATAAAGCTAGTTTTTGCGGAATAACTTCCATTGCAGGCTTCGGGATCTCGACTTCGAACGACCCGCCATCTAGTGGTTATCgttaggagtgtgcgaatattcgagtttcgagcctatgctgatcttaaaggagattatgccatttccgcacatagaaaaacacatgagaaaactgtcaagcccttcacaaatTCGTTCGCGAAACGAACGCACggtcttcttgcgtagttcggtcgcgtatgccgcaagcgcagTAAAACGTTCTGACGTtagcctgcgaaaccctcggtcattggctttgcatgttaagatttgttcacgctgggcagtcgccactgccgcaccgtaACActtgttcagaaacttccatcgtttcgAGACGCaggtaaaacgctgctgtgaacgggcgcccgaagatttttggtcCCGGAGCACTCGTAgcaatgaagcacaacattaccgttgtcagatgagctgtattgcgcgaccatggggaaagaaaAAGTAGCCACCGTACCCCCCTGTGtgaggaggttaggagtggcgctgctgactggaatggcgtgAGGTCCCTAGATATTTATCTATGGACCttagaatggcggctcttctatcaacatgcttccgcgcccataaaaactgaaacaaaagccactcttgAACAAGTTcgtaataaaactgtcggcacgccgtagcgtccctgattttttcgTTGTCTTGCCGTAATATGatgtacacatttcgtgtaaatacaCTATTCGATATtccattcgatattcgatatttctggccactattcggaactattcgattcgaattggattcgaagtgaaatttcactattcgcacacccctagttatcgtgcttcgactgctgacccaaaggccgcgggatcgaatcccggccgctgcggccgcattttcgatggaggcgtaaacgcttgaggcccgtgaacttagatttaggtgcacgttaaagaacaccaggaggTCGGAATCtcaggagccctccacgacggcgtccctcaaaatcatatcgtggttttggggcgtgaagccccaacaattataataatataattattggggtttaacgtcccaaaaccacgatgcgatagATTATCGACTTCGAACGGTACCTTCTACACGTGGGAATGTAATGCGGATGGCGACAGACGTTGTAGAAAGTGTTTAACATGTACGGACATGCGCGAGCATGCACTGTGTCGTTGGGAAAGGCGAAAGTTCAAGCACATCACCGATGACGTAGTCGTACTGGCTCCGCAGCTCTCCCAGCTCGTAGTGCCGAAGTACGGGCAGGTCGGTGAATGGTAGGTGAATCACCAGGTTGACCATAGCGAAGAATAGGCCCAGCTCACTCTGCGGTGCCGCACCACGTCCCCATAGAGCGAAGACAATCGAATCCAGGTCTCCGCTCATGATGCTGTCGTTGCGGATCCAGGACAGGGACTCTGCCTCGTAGAGGTATCGGCTGCTGGCCTGCTCACCCACATAACAATATAAACTGAACAACGAATGTCTGTCTCAGGGCGAAGTTACCCGACTACACACTGTGTGACAAATGTTATTGCTAtagttttgcgctgagcagctgGCGTCGTTAAATCCTCCAAACCACAGATGGCGAAGCCCTACAAACATGCAACACGTCAAAGCAGGAAGGTTCGCAGAGGGGGTTTATTTGTGGTTGGCATCCTGTAACCTATAGTCGCGTGTGTGAACTGCCGCGACCTTCGTCTCGAGTCTGTAGctcgcccctccccccttcccaccCCTTTTAAACTCGACATTGTAGGATTAATTTCAGCTTACTTTAAACGAATTGTTGCCGCTTCATCATCAACAGCAACATGCTGCTTGCTGTAAAAAGCTCTGTCACGGTTCAGTGTACTAATATGAGAGCTATCGGGAAGAACAATCTCCCTCGAAGGAGCACACTGTGTTATCAGACAGACAACTGTTACAACTGTTGCTTCGCTTAGACAGGGAGCGAATAGGAGCGAGGCCACTTTCTTGTTGGTGTATTAAATAGAACGAACGCGCAGCGAGATATGAAATCGCAATAATCTAGCCCAATAATTAGAACAAAGGTGTATCGGTCAGTATCTTTAACGCGATGCCGGCGAGGCAGTCCGTTGAATCGCAAAGATACTTTAATTGCTCCGTGCAGCCTTCCCGTGGCGCCATTGCGACTGTACGCCTACCTTTGTGCCGAGGGTTTCGGTTGCAGTCGACGTGCGATGCAACCACTCTGGCTCAGCGTATAAATAAATTGTTTTCGCTCGTGTTTTTTTCATATTGCTCTGTAAAATTTCCTCTCGGCCGCTTGGCATGTGACGTCGCGCCAGGTGCGCGAAACGAACTTCGCTGAACGAAGGCCCAACCTGCCGCATGTAACAAACAAGTTCTCCCGAGTTTCGAATGCGGATAGCTGGCCGTTGTCGTGACGTCACCTCGCAGGTGCGTAATGCTCTTATTAGGTCGTTCATAATCCAGGTCGCGAACGTTTAAGTACAATCTGTTGCATGTGTTATCAATGTACGACGAAAGATATATGGCTTTTAAACTCAGGAGGTGTGTCGTGAGGACAGGAGATAGGAAAGGCAGGGGAGACGTCGTCCTGAGCTATCATGCTTTAGCTTGCTGACTCTATACAaagcagaagagagagagagaacgatgaGACGGCGATGATGATAAGGAGGTATACCGTATAGACTCGTGGATGGGGCGCACCCGCAACTTGCGAGCCCCACGTTTGTAAAGAAAGAACAAACTACAGAAATAAATTTACAAACTGGAATCTCAACCCACGTTTTCTAAATAACGACTTTATAAGCAGTGACCCGCTTATTAACAGTGCTTATGCCTGACCGGGCACTATTCCGTCGAACTCTGGACGATCGAAATGAATCGCATGCCGCGGTGCGACCGACCATACTGTTTTCCCTTTAACGCCATTGTTGCCTTCCCTGCTCTACTCATTCGAGACGAATTGCGCAGCTGCTGCTGTGTCTGGACGATTCATGCAAGCCTTTGCTCCCTTTATTGAAAAAAGAAGTGACGTCTGGGCCTTATCCTGTAATTAATAATTATATGGCACTTGACAACAGCTGTCCATATACCGTGGCGAAGCTGGGTATCCACTAACCGAAACTGCTAGACCGGACATAGCCCCTGTTTCCGTACGTTTCAGTTTACATTTTACTTTTCCATTCACGTCACGCTGTGTGAATGGAATGTGTGAAATGCCACGCAGTGTGCTTTATCTAACTGGTGTGGTCAGGGGTGTCATAGgatcgctaaaaatgcttcgcaatttGATAAATATTTGTtgtgtttcctatattgtagggACGAAATTTTTCACAATTATTATTGCGGTTGGCTGCCAGAAGAAAGTTCTCTTtatccattatatatatatatatatatatatatatatatatattatatatataatatatataatatatatataatatatatatatattaatatatatatatattatatatatatatgggcacaGTGTTTCACCAGAGTTTctcacttcttcgtcttctcgtGTATCTGGGCAGTTCGCAGGTGCCTGAGTTATGAGACtatcacattcattcattcacaaaactttattgagagtcctgaagcccggtctcttcaggccgagccttagggcgccatcgtgaaccctctggacagcccgtagttgatcctgatatgaacagctggagatcatcttctgccagtgaagccatttttcttcggggctggcgagagtcgcgggacagcccgccagcatgtgtctgatttccATGATGCCATCGCATgtgtcacattcttttctaatttcgcTTTCGGGGTGAATTTCttttacaaaatacggagtggggtacgtcccagtttgcagtaaacgtagcgtgactgcccTGTTCAACTTTGCGTGTGGCAGCGGGAATTgcctacgccccaagtagtagtatttagtgatctcgttgtaggttagtaaattatctttatgattccCGGAATGACAGTGGGTGTCGGTTCGGTTCTGACCGGCACGGCAAGCGAGTATGTGCAGACTATCACATGTCATGCTGGCACGCTCCACCGGCAATTCACTTTCTCACTTCGCACGTACGCGTGGACCGGGCGTAGGAAACGGCCGGCGCGCGTAATTTGGAAGTCACTTGCGTCAATGCCACGAAGCTCGGAGACCTTCTTCAGGGGATATGGACCCATAATGCTAGACCGGACATAACCCCTGTGTTcgtgcgtttcattttttttcttttctgtatccaatgaagacaagtggctatccgctatcaagagccccgGTGTCGGGGCTCAACtgtgggctgtccagagggcccacgatgcggcggtcgggcttggcctgactgtcccaacgtgggagcggcccgctgcgcgttgagtcgtgcacctcaggacttacaataaagtttcgcatccatccattcatctgtATTCGCGCTGTGTAAAGCTAACCATTATtataataatagtatctggggtttaacgacacaaaaccacgatatggttatgagagacgccgtagtggtgtgctccggaaatttcgaccacctgggtttctttaacgtgcacctaaatctaagtacacggacctcaaaacCATTATTATATGACTGCTGTGCATCTCTATCTATTTGTAATAGCATTACTGCTGAAGACTGAGTTACTTAGGAGTGGAACGTCATTGCGTTAGTTTAGAGTGTAACGTTTCCACGAGGTGCGTGTGGGCAGAAGTACGAAGTACCACGTAGCGTGCTTAATTTAACTGGAGTCATGAAACTGTGTCCCCTAATGGCGAGTGAGTGGCCATATAATAATATTGCAGTACAACACCAGCCGATTGTAAAAGCCGTCGCATTGATAGAAAGCGCAAGCGATCAATGAAAAACAGTTTTAAGAAAAAGTGCTTCGTGTATTCGATTTTCAAATAGGGCACGTGGCTTCATCTTCGATTCAGAAAAATGTAGGACGTCTTGACACGGCTGTGTATTTAGTAACTCTGCTTCAGTGTCGGAATATGAGATCAATATCGATTACTTCTTTGTTGTTGCCCATTCGGCGGCGGACTTGCAAATGCTGAAGCCTGCGCAGATTCATTGATTTTAGcgactttcattttctttcttgatgTTGGACAGCCCGCTTGCAAGATAACCTCTTCGAAAAATGGCTCGCGCGACATCCCCACGCCTGAGTTATTTGACAAGACGAACGTCAACCGGACCTGTATAATGCCCTACTATTTCGAAGGTGATTGCCACACATGCCTGGACAAATTCTTAAAGCTTCCCGATGTTTAAATCTTGTCACAGAGCGCAACATGCGTCGCATACTGTTACTACGGAGTGCTATTTAACGTGCAAGTGCGGAACACTAGTCGATACTCTTCACCACGCGTGGGATTGCCCATCGTTATCGATAAATCCATGGAAAGGCATCCAGAAGCTTGCTGCATCGCTAAGGCTGTCAACTTGCCCGCAATGGACTCGGACAAGCGGTGAATCATGCAGCGCACGGAAAGAGCATCGTGGATTGTCTCATGTTAATGTGTACAAGGGCCACAGCGGCCCTTGTACACATTAACTTTCCAAAGAACGTTTTTCCTTGCGTTTCCCTCCGGATGGCAAATATACCAAGAGGGAGGGCCGTACCCGCGTGTACGGTGACGAGGAATGAATTTCAGTGAAAGAGCAGGCAATTTGTTTGTGGTTCATGACAGGTGGCGTCCCTAGCCGGATATGTTTGACCGTCCGCCTCCTCCTGTCCACCCAGCGGAGCTTGTTCTCATGATCGAGGTTATTTAGCTGGGCCCCCCGCTGCTCAAAGTTCTTGATTATGCGCTGATTGAGAGAATCACAATGAAGACATTCACAGGGACAGATGTTAACAGGAcaaagcgcaactttcaactgACTGTCCCGTTAACCTCCGTCGTTCTGAGTGTCTTCGTTGCGATTCTTTCAAAAGCAGAAGGGACAAGTGACATGGGCAGAAACGTAACGTGTGACGTCATACCACCACCGAAAAAATTTGTATGGAAGGGAAGGTTGTGCCTGGCGTTGCATAAGTATCGCTAggttgccagtgtcagtggttgtccctagagttactgtatatgctacctttataaaggtagcatatacagtaactctatagtTGTCCCGTGTGCGCTGGGCAGCAGTATACCCTACAACGTGCCAGAACCAGAGTAGACAGCGACGTACCGCTCTGCTGATGACGTCGCACGAGACTTCTCCTTTCAGGTCACGTGACTTATCTCCTTATGACGGCGACCTGAAGCTCCGCTATTGCGCTCTTTAGAATATGGAAACACGCGCGATTTTGTGCCCCAGCTCAACGCTCCCATCCCACTGCACTATCTGCTCCAATTCTATGGACCTCATTTCGGCTACTTTTTATGCAGACTTCTCCACTTCTTGTCTCCTGATCGGCCTGTCATCCCGGGCGCATACACATTCTTGAGCCTGGTGGCGAGGGCCATAGCGCTAGGCTGAGGAAGAAGGACACAGTGACAGGCAGACACGAGCCCTCAAAAGAAGGGTCGCACCCACAGCTTGTATGATGAATTGCCAGCCAACCATCACGAGCATTTGTCACGTTGTTTCAACGCATTCTTTTGACTCTGCACTGTTTGAAGTATGTGTTTTGTAAGGATGGTGACCGGCTGACACGTGAAATTATGGAGGCTAATCTGATTCCAGGTCTTTTCCCCTACTGTGTAAGCTTTCCGTCTTTGCTTTTGTCTGATAAAGAGATCGACTTCTTAAAAAGCTGTTTTGTGGTGTTCCGTGATGTCGTTTGAATGAACATATGACCGTTGTTTTGTCGAATAAATGTTGTTGTAAGTTGGcgctctttctttatttgttcatTCTCATGTTCGTGCTATATTCGTCATCCTTTACTGTATATGTACCAAGTTCTGATGTAGATGTACCGTAGATGTGCTGTAGATTTACTGTAGTTGTATACTGTAGATGTACCCACTTCGCTGCGGTAGGATAttggtctgttgtttctttttcgtACAGTTTCGTTTGCCGGTGCTGTTTCATTGACATCGAACCTTGTGGAAAAACGGAACATGCAAATCTGTGTTTATTTCTTTACTGCTTGCGTGTACGCTTGGAATTGGTTGTTGCTCAATTGAGACGACATGCAAATCCGAATGTGCAGCAAGATGTATTGACACCGTCCAGCAGCGCCGCACAATTATTGTTTTTTAACCATCGGTGTTGGTTGGATTCAATGAGTCGTAACAGCTGCAGCGCATCATAAGCTCGGcactcttttaacagcgaagatgctataggtaacttgtgctccgtcgcaaaaaaaaaaaaaaaaaaaaaaaaaaactatcgtcatcatgaaccggcacgcgatctCTTCATTATCTTTacattgaagctgtttaagctatcggtaacttgtgctccgtcttaCAAAACTCTTCaggcgggcatgcgccacaggtattgggcaagccccactagcgGGTACAGCAGATGCAAGTGTGAAACGAAAacgagcacgtgaaagagagagagaggaac
Above is a window of Rhipicephalus sanguineus isolate Rsan-2018 chromosome 3, BIME_Rsan_1.4, whole genome shotgun sequence DNA encoding:
- the LOC119385769 gene encoding glucose dehydrogenase [FAD, quinone] is translated as MSGLAVSASSRYLYEAESLSWIRNDSIMSGDLDSIVFALWGRGAAPQSELGLFFAMVNLVIHLPFTDLPVLRHYELGELRSQYDYVIVGGGSAGCVIANRLSADPNVTVLLLEAGGLEMASRQIPAAAPFNLRGHDDWDYHSVPQSNAALSFREKRLSLSRGKVLGGSSVLNFMLYTRGNPRDYERWVRDYGATGWGYEDVLPHFKEIEDYRAGPVDRE